The genomic DNA CGAGAAGAGGTGGACATGCCACTATTGGAAGCTTCCTAGAAGCGCTTACTGGCGGGACAGGTTTGTCACACGCATGTGGTCTGATGAGTGATGGAAGCTATTCTTCCGAATGCCCTGTGCCATCTTCCACAGGATAGTGGACATACTGCATTGATAACTGGAGAGGTTGGACACAGTGATGAGGAAGAAAGTGGCTATGGCCATCTGGACACTCGCACACAAAGCCAGCTACAAGATGACCTCAGAGCAGTTCGGGGTTGGCTTCTCACATGGGGAAAGTCTTGGTGGAGTTCAGGAGAAGCTCCTGCTGTCACAGACCATGAACATGGGGGACGCACGTCAGGTAAGGAAAACCACACAACAGTCCAAAacacagtacagaaataatcccgtttgagactgctttagctgccctggtgcagtgctaaggaattctgggaattgtaattttatgagacattcagccttctctctgtcagatagctcaggtgccacaataaactacaatgcctagcattccgtagcactgagccagaacaatTAAACAGGTCTCAAACTGAagtagttctgcagtgtgttttgggccagccttctcttttATCTTCCGCAGCACTGTGCAGCTATGCATAAAATGTCATTCCTTACTGTACATTCTCTGTTTTTTTTACAATGGGAAATGACCTGGAGTGGTCTGCGGTGTAGCTGCACAGTTGCAACACAGTTGTAATTAATCCCCCCgcttctccctcttcttttcaCCCACAGATCATGGATGCGTTCAGTCAGCTTGGCTTTCTGTAAGTAGTGGGCACCGTGGACAGGTGTCACTGTCTGATCATGCCACCTTTGGGGCAGAGGAAAAACTTTGTGAACCAAAAGGGTTCCTATTCTGTCATCTTGCAAGGGACATGCGACCACACAGGATGCTTTGTAGACGTGGAGCTTGGATGAGCAAGGTCCACTCATGATGCCAGGGTGCCTGGCATCTTTGTGGAAGGGAACCCCACTATCACCATCAGAGGGCATCAGATTGGCCCCCTCCTGCTCGCTGACACTGCCTATCTGGTTTGGAAGTGGCTCATGAAGCCCTACAGACCCCCACTGCTCCCAGACGTAAGCTgttcaacaagaagttgaattACTTGAGGGGTGTGGTGGGAAGATTATTTGGGAGACTGAAAATGAGATGAAAGTGCCTCACTGCCCCACTCCTTGTGGCAGAAGAGAGTGGTGCCCATCATCGCCTCATGTGTCATCCTACACAACATCTGTGAGGCCAAGGGCAGGGTCCTTGGTGTGGGGCTGCAGTACAGGTGCCATTTCATGCTGCCCACCCTGGGAACACCCACACGGGGTGATGACAGTgacaagaagaaagaaggggagacTGTGAGGGAAGCCCTGGTAGATTTCTTTCtcacaaggagaatctgaagcatGGCCCCTCCTCCATTTGTGATGCCAGAGTAGAAGTGTAGTATGACAGCACAAGCacctgaataaatgtatcccattatccattACCCACAGTCTGTGTATGTCTATCATTCATGCTCTGTTCTGTGGGCAGTCTTAGTAATGTGCCTGagggacagacacacacattaACAAAAGGGCATGGAGGGGTTACCCAGCTCCAGTTTTCCTGGTACATAATAATACAACAGCTCCAACTTCCTAGCTGACAATGTATCAATTCCCCTCAAATTCAGGCTTCCCTAATGGCCCCTTCGATTGTAACAATTGGCAGCCCAGAGGGCATCTATAGGGGAACAGATTGAAAAAGTTTCTCTGAGGGTTTCCACTGGCTTGGGGCCACCTCAGCCCAACTGCCCTCAGCCACAAGTGCCCATAAATGCCCCTACAGAACTGTTCAGGTCCCCAGGATGGTGATCATGGCAGTAGAATGCAGGAGGGTCCCAATCTGGATCGCCTACTGGACAGGATTGAGATCCTCCTGCAGTCCCTCATGCCAGAGGCTCCCACTTGAAGGGTGATGGCCAGCACAAACCAGCCTAACTGGGGGTTCTTCCTTCAGGCTTCCTGTGCCCTCCGTGACCAGGGGTTTCAAAGAACTTGCCATCAATGCCAAATTAAATTCAAGGCACTGAAGGCAGGGTTCTTTGAAGCCCTGGAGGATTACGGGAAACACCCCCCAGTCCAGAAGTGCCCACCCTTTTTTGAGCAGCTGCACAACCTCTGGATCTGAGGGGACAGGACGAGGTGGGAGGATCGCTATCCTCCAGGTAGGTCACAGCCCTTGCCATGCTCCCCAATGCCCATTCCTACCCTCCTGTGACCCTTTCCTagtcctctcctccctcctccgtGGGTCCTAATGGTGTCCCAGCATGGCAAAGGCGAAGGGAGAGAAGGTACCTTGCCAGGCCACCCTCTCCATCCTCAGGGGATGACAGTGGTGGTGTCCCCGAGGATGAGCCACAGCCAGAGCCAGCCACTGTGGTAGCATGTAGGTCCCTAAGGGGAGGGGTGGTGATTGCACGAGTGCAGCCTCCACGATATTCCTGTCCCTCCTCCCCCATGCCAGTTTGATAACTTGGGTCTTCTTCCCATTTTTACAGGACCTCCTGctgctgtggaggaggaggagcctggccCTGGCCGCTGACTGCACCGCGAGGAGGGGGAGATGGCCCTAAATGCCAGGGCCCTTGATTGCGCCCTGCAACAGCAGCAGAGAGGTAAGAATGGCGGAGAAACCAGGGGAGGGAGTgggggggcacccagaaaccctgcctgtgggagtgggtgatcgGGTGCACAGCTCtctcctaaccatcctctttgtCTTTCCCCTGCAGATTGCTGGCTCGAGCAGTGGGTGTTTGCGCTGGAGGATGGCCTACAGAAGATGCTGGAGGATGTGCAGATGCTTCAGCAAAGCCTCCAGGCCATTCTCTAGCGAATGCCTAACccatcctcccttccctctccctaAACCAGCTTCCCTCCCATCTTCTCCCCTGTTTTATaatgtttgttattgttattattgtaaataaaatactatttttttaattgtctcATTCTTCAGCATAGCTGCGTAAGTGTAGGCCACTGTGTGAATGAACTGTTTATTGTATGAATGAGCTGTGACATTTTTTGCGCAGTTGTGCAGTTTCAACATAGGCAGGATCACCGTAgagcagcaatgtccaaactttagccctccaagtgttttggatttcagctcccagaatcccagactatttggccaaggtggctgaggcttctgggagctgaagtacaaaacacttggagtttggacattgctgccaTAGGGGAACAGTGAGgtaggcatggtgggaggagataAGGGAAGGGCTGGGAAGGAAGGGATATCCTTGAGAGGGAAGAGTGTGTTGTTAGGAAACATAATGGAGCTCAGTGCCTTCTCAGTGGTCCTCGCACCTACATCTCTTCTCCTTTGCCTCTGCCTTTGGGGATGGTGAGTGGGCTGTGGGACTGCCACCTTGCTGCTGAAGATGCTGGAGGATTCCTCTATGGGCTGCTCAGAGATCTCTGCCTCCATAGCAACGCCCTGCTCCAGAGCTGGAGGGCTGATTCTTCTTCCTGACCCTTGCTGTCTAGACCCTTGCTCCATGACCAGGGGGACAACCCTGCTTCTTGCACCCTGCTCCACACCGCCCCCTCTGCTACCCATGCCACCCTGGGCTGCCCTGAAGATTTCCACCATCTGCCCCAGCAGACCAGTCTGCACTCCCAGAGTGTATTCAGTTGCCTCTGCACCTGGACTGCCTGGACAAACACACCccttttttgcccatctgtactgggcctaataTATACATctatgaattcaaagatatagctgtgttagtctgtagaatcagtatgtagagagattttgtagtgcctttgagactaactgaaataaagaaattggcagcatgagcatgaagtctatgaaagctcatgctgccatctactttatttcagttagtcccaaaagtGCTCCCTCTACATCCTAAgatctaggaaggaaggaaaactacCTTCATAATCATAGTATCTCCCCTGCGAGATAAATAGCTCCTCTTTCTTTAATGTTTCTATTCCTTCTTGAGCTTGCTTAACTTAGTTCCTTCCTCACTGAAGATTAAATTCACTCttctccttgtcctcctttatagAAGACCTTCTgattcatcagagagtccacagaaGAGAGAAACCCTACaagtgccagcagtgtgggaaatattttgctcaCAAGTCAAAGCTTGTggcacatcagagaatccacacaggagagaaaccattcaaatgccatCAGTgcggaaaatgttttgctcacaagtcaCACCTGGAGAGTCacctgagagtccacacaggagagaaaccatatagatgccagcagtgtgaaaaatgttttgctcacaagtcaCACCTTCTGATTCATGAGAGAAgacatacaggagagaaaccatataggtgccagcagtgtgggaaatgttttgcccaGAAGTCACATCTCAAGAGTCAtttgagagtccacacaggagagaagccatacaaatgccagaactgtgggaaatgttttgctcaaaagTCAGTCCTTTcaagacatcagagagtccacacaggagagaaaccgttcaaatgccagcagtgtgggaaatgttttgctgagAAGTCATCCCTTCTcactcatcagagagtccacacaggagaaaaaccatacaaatgccagctgtgtgggaaatgttttgcttacaagtcagtccttggggatcatcaaagagtccacacaggagagagaccACACAAATGCCGGAAGCGTGGAAAAGTTCAGGATTCAACACTTTTGAGGCATCGGAatgtccacactggagagaaaatcaaagtgtgaaatactttttgtttggagagaCGGTGTATTTAGATTCTGTCTTGTAAAACTATTAGAACCTCCTTTGATGCTATCTTTGCTTCAAAGTATGTGATTTTAATGTGTCTTACACATATATTGGGCAAACAGGGCGGTCTCTACACCAGAgtataaatggacataaatcagacttTAGGAATGGAAACACACAAAACCCTATTTCAGAACATTTCTGTCTTTCTGGCATTCCATCTTGGACCTCAGAATGGGTCTGTGAACAAAGAAACTACAAAGGacaattggaaagagaaataggagAATTGGAATGTATCTACAATTTGCAGTCCATTAGCAGTGGGTTGGCCAGGGACAATGGCACAGTCACACATGATAACACTAGCTAATCCCTCAGTCTCATGAAGCCTCCCCTGGCTAGCTCATCATgtctcctttctggtttccaCGTTATATTCTAGTAGTCATTCATATGGTTATGTATTCACCTTGGCTTTAGACAACATATTTCCTCTTGCCAAGGGCCATTGTTATAACTGAGCTTGTCACCTCATTTCTACACCTACAACATTTTGGATTCCTATTGACATTTTCACACAAAGCCTTCTTAAATAGGTCTGTTCCTGGACTTTCCACTccatcccatgcatctgaggaggtagactaaGGGCTAAAACAGACCTGAAGTAAGTGCCAGCTTGAGGGCAATGTGGGTGTGTGGCATTAAGATGATGCACGCCTTGAcaatgcccccaagccagcgtcATGCTGCCATCTGCTCAAACAGTGGGTAGCATTGTGGTGTTTCAgcagcatggcattcagatgccgCAGGAGCGTAGAAGAGCCACCGCAGCATAAAGGGTgacttttttccaccccaaaaaggagtatcattttgccactcctttttgggcccgaaaaatgccggattggggccattgcgtgcagttgctgcagccctgatctggcactcaaaggggtggcattaaggctaggaaagctcatgctaccaacttctctttttcagttcgtctcaaaggtgctacaagatccatttgtttACACATATGATGATTCAATAAACTTTTGAATTATTTGAACATTCTGTTTGCATGGTAGCCCATTCAGCTCTCTGAAACATGGCATCAATTACAGAGAATCAGTATTTTTATGAATGAAGTGCTCCCTAACTTCTGATGGTTGTGACCATGAAGGTAGATTGTATGTTCATATAACTCTGCGGGGAGGGCAGTCTGCATGGGGCTGGCCCCATATGGACACATGATGTCCACTGATTCCCAAGTTAAATGCTGACACCATCCTGTCCTAAACATGTGGTAGAAAGGATCATGTCCCCCACCCCCAGGTTTTTCTGCCTGTGGTGTGCTTTCCTCTCCTTTGCACTTGTGATCAGTGCCCCAGTTTAGGCTCACATTTGATCTTGTCTTGGATCTCCAGGTAATCACCTGGTCAAGTGTTATTGATTTTGTTATATTTCGGCAGGACGTGAAATGTCGGGAacaaactctactagaacatacatggtcacatagcctgaaaaaccacaaaaaactatggatgccagccatgaaagccttcaacttcatgacCTTGTGGAATTTTTGTGGCTTCATCACTGTTTGAAAAGTGGGTTTTCCAgagattccctccctccccctcccctgggAATACAGACATTTTGCCTAGAAGAGGTAGCAGGAAGTTTTTCCTGTGCAATTTTGCCCGGTTTTGCCTCCCTCCCACCCAGTTTTGTGTCGCTGGAGAGTGTGGCCCACACTTTGCAGACAGTggagaagtccagccttgaggttactagTACATCGCAGACACAACGCCTTGAGATTATCAgtgtgtgcactaccatctttgcAGAGAGCATTCCAGGCTTCCTTCACTACTCTCCACATCCAGGTTCCATGTTTACCTTCACCTCCATCTGTCCTGCCTCCTCCATGGATTGCTCCATCTTCTCCCTTCCAAGAGAGCTCAAAGGGCCTGCTTTCTCCTTCCTAGAAGCTTCTGCTTCTGCTCCCCCAAAACCTTTAGTGTGCTCTGCCTCCCTAAGAAGCTGAACTCATCCCTTTTCACCTTTTGCGGACCCTTTTAACCCTTGCCAGTTTGTTTACTTCAGTTTTGCAccaaaataaaactattttctaCCTTGACAGGCTTCTTTTGTGTACATCAAGTCATAAGAACAGCAAAGAAATGCATTCCAATTCCAGGATGTAACACagtgaaataaagaaaatgaaggttaagaggtgatatgatagccttgtttaaatatttgaagggctgtcatattgaaaatggagcaagcttgttttctgctgctccagagaacaggtcccggagcaatggatgcaggctacaggaaaagagattccacctgaacattaggcggaacctcctgacagtaagagctgtctgacagtggaacacactccttcttcggcgagtggtggagtctccttccttggaggtctttaaacagaggctgggtggccatctgttggggatactttgattgagagtccctgcagggggttgaactggatggcccttaggttCTATTACAACTTTCTATGAAAGGAGTGGGTAGGGTAAACACTTTTCCAAGCCTCCCCCCCATGAATGTTCATCTTccaaacatccaggggtagccatgttggacacacacacacacacacacacacattgaccaaacagtggtacctttattggccaaccaaaatgtgcaatATGCATGTCGCAAGCTTTCGATGttgaaaggtgttaaaaatcatataggaagcggtgggggggggggggaattgaacatgttagccataggcctgcattgagctgtttttgttcttctcagttcagatggtatggacaGGGGacctcttgcaggctggcaccccTTCCTTCTggccctttgaggtcaatcggggcggctaacagtaataaaataacaatacattatacatcaaaatctacttccctcccctccttaaaaagttattaaatcaattataattaaaaccaacaaattaaaacaacaccaacatatacatattattacaaaacaaaacaaaacagtaaactgtGGTAGCATTCTACTTcaatttccagggaggaccttggggactctcatgagaagagggttcctgaggctgggattatcaatccaggaaaggcctgccggaagagatccatcttgacagcctttttaaagctgtctgaaGATGTCAATTGACaaatctcgtctggcaggtcattccataatctgggggcgacaacagaaaaagccctctgggaggtagccgaaagcctagatctttgaggctgcagcaaattcctccccgAGGACCGGaatgtgtggggaggattatataggaggaggcagtccctgagatagtttggacccaagccatttagggttttaaaggtgataaccaacaccttgtactgggcccggaaactaataggcagccagtggaaggACTTTAATACTGGAGTAACATGGTCCCTCCTTGATGTTCCTGacaccactctggctgccatgttctgcactaattgcagtttccgaatcaagcacgagggtagcccaatggatgcaagctataggaaaagagattccacctcaacattaggaggaacaccctgacagtaagggttgttcgacagtggaacacattttctcagagagtggtggagtctccttccttggaggtctttaaacagaggctggatggccatctgttggggatgctttgattgagagttcctgcatggcatggcccTTGGaagaactctatgattctatgattctgttttaagATGTAGTTTTAATGTCTAACAACAGTAACACCTGTGAAGGTGAGTCCACACACAACTATTTTGTCATCCCACATCCCATGTGTTTTgtcatcccaccactgccaccaaattatgtgatgagagccacaaaaattgcttctcttccttttttagaATTCacttccagatttatttattattttatttatttatggtatttataccccgcccttcagccctaaaggctctcagagcagcttacaattattaataagacggttccctgccctcaagcttagaatctaaaaagacactacacaaaagggaatggtggtggggaagggggtcAGGTCtggcagttcttctctccctctgaggactggacaaggcagatggactggagggaagacTCAGCTTCTTAGCTCAGGCCAGACCCAAAGGAGAtaggcctgcatctctccctccttggccagatggcaccagatggactggagggagtgtTCTTCTTAGAAGGtacttggaaggcagaggtccaagcagCAGTAGAACTAGCAGCTTcatcctccccctgcccccagatAGTCACTGTGGTCCTCTTCATTCTCTCTGCTGGGCTGTTTTGCAGCAGAGACCTGTCAGGTCCTGTTTTTATAGCCCTAGCAGGCAAAGCAGCTGTGAGTGATGGCAAACACAGTGCCTACTGAGGCAGGGTTTCAGTCCTGAAGAGAGAGGAATCCATTTGGAAGGCAGAGATCCAAATAccagtagaaccagcagcttcttcctCCCCCTGGACCCTACTTCTCTCTCTTCTGGAGTGTTTTGcactcctctctccctcagagtccacagcagtggcagttggaatggagggagggtgcctcaGATAACTAGATGTTACCTAGTATCGCGGTTACTTATTTCAGATCCGGACAAGCTTGTAAATATTtaacaataacattttatttgaaaaacagcttAACAagataggttttttgtggggtttcacTTGTTCACTTGGTACATTGGTTATTGCTTCACTTTGTTGCACTTAGTTACACTTtgctacttctctctctctctctcttgagagagagagagagatccagttGCTCTCACTTAGGACCCTCTCTCTGTCCTCATTTACTGTTACCCTTCTGACCTTATTTCTATTCTAGCCCTCAGGCTAACCCTATCCCTCAGAATATCAGACCAGCCACTCCCTCCCTTGGAGTGCTGTATTAGGACCATGTCCCTCACTCCTGAACTTGTTCCCTATCAGACTCTGTCATAGAGCCAAGTTGTTCCCTCCCACACTTTAGCTTTCTCAGTCCCTAACCTCTGGACTTCCACACAAACAGACCCTCACTGCGTGGAATCAAAACCCTCTCTGACTCCAAATGTCACTAACGGATATCCAGCAACATTCTATTGGCAGTCTCCAGCTGATTCCTGATTGGCTGTAGCTAGCCTCCCCTTGTTTGGCTGTTGCTACCCCAACATTCTATTGGCTGTTGCCAGATCACTCCTGATTGGCTGTAGCTAGCTTTCTCTTAATTGGCTGTTGCTACCCCAACATTCTATTGGTAGTAGGTTTgtaagaatttagcagcttagagagttcatccagagaaacagggggaaacccagagcgtttattagtagaaggtaccaggaggttagtggtagggggcaagtcgggaggaactatttcagatcgaatagtagtgacttttgtgatgaagtagttggcgaagtcagtgggggaaaatgatgagaagacagggggagaggaaggttttagtagtgtattgaagcaggagaacaaacgctgcggacgcctctcattagcgcagatcagcgatttaaaatagttctgttttgccatagacagagcgtgtgaaaaaagataaaaggatgaatttataatgaatgaaatcggccggttccctagactttttccaaagacgttcggctgctcgaaAGCAGGACCGGAGGAatctgatagtgggagtgagccagggctgaggcctagtcataggggAAGACACGcatacagatacaggagcaaatctgtcaagagttgaagaaagagtggaattaaataaagacattgctgaatcagcagagtccccaagattaagagaagagagagatgaattcaaagtctgactgagatggtcagagttaacagactgaaggttgcggaaatggcgctggatagtacgacgaggaggtgggatataagtaagagtaaaagaaattaaatggtggtcagacaatggaaaatcagatgccaggtagtcggaaatgacacatTTAGCTGCAAGAATTAGGTtgagacagtgaccagaggaatgggttgaggagttagaatgagggtGAAGgtcaaaagaagcaaacagggagctaaggcgagacgaagaaggattgttgggattgtcaaggtgaatattaaag from Sceloporus undulatus isolate JIND9_A2432 ecotype Alabama chromosome 2, SceUnd_v1.1, whole genome shotgun sequence includes the following:
- the LOC121923033 gene encoding gastrula zinc finger protein XlCGF7.1-like isoform X1; protein product: MKPLEQVTFEDVAVYFTKEEWKLLDQNQRSLYWDVMMENCENVSTLEDLLIHQRVHRREKPYKCQQCGKYFAHKSKLVAHQRIHTGEKPFKCHQCGKCFAHKSHLESHLRVHTGEKPYRCQQCEKCFAHKSHLLIHERRHTGEKPYRCQQCGKCFAQKSHLKSHLRVHTGEKPYKCQNCGKCFAQKSVLSRHQRVHTGEKPFKCQQCGKCFAEKSSLLTHQRVHTGEKPYKCQLCGKCFAYKSVLGDHQRVHTGERPHKCRKRGKVQDSTLLRHRNVHTGEKIKV